From one Methanobrevibacter ruminantium genomic stretch:
- a CDS encoding succinylglutamate desuccinylase/aspartoacylase family protein: MNELNRNDLELEIISSQSGGFISANRNIFNNIDLSGNSKFILNQAIKGTPMLKIGDGPTKVMLVAGVHGNELAPQIAALNLIDYIYDLDLNGKLKGTVYAIPFASPKSTMENSRYLDGMDLNRSAHLPHTVTNIILKKAKDLEVSAIGDFHSSAPNSNPGKEGIFCTKVPCSKSYFIAEHISEKVGSEKILYPSAGVPFKGALEDEANLIQIPAITCEVLSAIGYSNEKICKRSYLQMKAFLEYFGMIDYFI; the protein is encoded by the coding sequence ATGAATGAATTAAATAGAAACGATTTGGAATTGGAGATTATTTCTTCCCAAAGCGGAGGATTCATATCCGCTAACAGAAACATATTCAACAACATTGATTTGTCCGGCAATTCTAAATTTATTTTAAATCAAGCCATTAAGGGAACTCCTATGCTTAAGATTGGAGATGGGCCCACTAAAGTCATGCTTGTTGCAGGGGTTCATGGAAATGAACTGGCTCCACAGATTGCTGCCTTGAACTTAATAGATTATATTTATGATTTGGATTTAAATGGAAAGCTTAAGGGTACTGTTTATGCCATACCATTTGCATCTCCAAAGAGCACTATGGAAAATTCAAGGTATCTTGATGGTATGGATTTGAATAGGTCTGCTCATTTGCCTCATACCGTTACAAATATCATTCTAAAAAAGGCTAAGGATCTTGAAGTTTCTGCTATAGGTGATTTCCATTCATCTGCACCTAATTCCAATCCTGGAAAAGAGGGAATCTTTTGCACAAAAGTCCCTTGCTCCAAAAGCTATTTCATAGCTGAGCATATTTCCGAAAAGGTGGGTTCTGAAAAGATATTATATCCAAGTGCAGGTGTTCCATTTAAAGGGGCTCTTGAAGATGAAGCGAATTTGATTCAGATTCCTGCAATAACCTGTGAGGTTTTATCAGCTATTGGATATTCAAATGAGAAAATCTGCAAAAGGTCTTACTTGCAGATGAAGGCATTTTTAGAATACTTTGGAATGATTGACTATTTTATTTGA
- a CDS encoding Na+/H+ antiporter subunit E — MFLSRIYYAIAYLVVLTLEIIKSTIDMALRVFKTDGFEPIVIDIDTELKRPISQTILANSITLTPGTLSVDLDSENQVIKVAVIAPRDVNDIIPFEPYIKGMLE; from the coding sequence ATGTTTTTAAGTAGAATTTATTATGCGATTGCTTATTTAGTGGTTCTTACTTTAGAGATTATCAAATCTACAATAGATATGGCTTTAAGAGTCTTCAAGACTGATGGGTTTGAGCCTATTGTGATTGATATTGATACTGAACTTAAAAGACCAATATCCCAAACAATTTTGGCCAACAGCATTACCTTGACTCCTGGAACATTGTCTGTAGATTTGGATAGTGAAAATCAAGTCATAAAGGTTGCAGTTATTGCTCCAAGAGACGTTAATGATATCATTCCTTTTGAACCTTACATAAAGGGAATGCTAGAATAA
- a CDS encoding metal-dependent hydrolase, translating into MIFAFILSLFMFYDPLAIALAVISANIPDFDHEFKRNHVITIIALGALISLFLYFLGLPYYLGLVIILLGGMFLVSSHRGFTHSILGAFLITVFLSLFLFFGMGLSSYDLDLNNSRNLMILLILIIALALLFLNKRLSPIFLVAIAILVVSVNMGFISPLKINLTLLAFSIFFGLCSHIVLDSFTPSGVKAFSPFRDKEYHKKFGVLLFLILIMMFILLFPNKLLFYLNFLGIFH; encoded by the coding sequence ATGATATTTGCATTTATTCTTTCTCTATTCATGTTTTATGATCCTTTGGCTATTGCATTAGCGGTAATCTCAGCAAATATTCCAGACTTCGACCATGAGTTCAAAAGGAATCATGTTATAACAATCATAGCTCTTGGAGCATTGATTTCATTGTTTCTGTATTTTCTGGGATTGCCTTATTATCTAGGCCTTGTGATTATTTTGCTTGGAGGCATGTTCTTGGTTTCAAGCCATAGAGGATTTACCCATTCTATTTTAGGCGCATTTCTCATAACTGTTTTCCTATCACTGTTTCTCTTTTTTGGAATGGGATTGTCTTCCTATGATTTGGATTTAAACAATTCAAGGAACCTGATGATATTATTGATATTGATAATTGCATTGGCGTTGCTGTTTCTCAATAAAAGGTTATCTCCTATATTTTTAGTGGCAATTGCCATTTTGGTGGTGTCAGTAAATATGGGATTCATTTCTCCATTGAAAATCAACTTGACATTGCTTGCATTTTCAATATTTTTTGGATTATGCAGCCATATTGTATTGGACTCTTTCACTCCTTCTGGAGTTAAGGCATTCAGCCCATTTAGAGATAAGGAATATCATAAGAAATTTGGTGTTTTATTGTTTTTGATTTTAATAATGATGTTTATTTTGCTGTTTCCTAACAAGCTATTGTTTTACCTTAATTTTTTAGGTATTTTTCATTGA